The following are from one region of the Halolamina litorea genome:
- the cofC gene encoding 2-phospho-L-lactate guanylyltransferase, which produces MHVVVPFSADRPKTRLSAVLSAAERREFSNAMLADVLDALAGVDAAFDTTVLATGPVEVDATVAVDDRPLTTAVNDRLDSTPTAVVMADLALASADALADLLDSTADLSIAAGLGGGTNAFLARDPAFRVDYHGASYRDHLAIAEDAGLSVREVDSRLLAVDIDEPEDLAEVLLHGDGAARDWLVDAGFELDIGGGRVEALRE; this is translated from the coding sequence GTGCACGTCGTCGTCCCGTTTTCCGCCGACCGCCCGAAGACCCGTCTCTCAGCCGTGCTCTCGGCCGCCGAGCGACGCGAGTTCTCGAACGCGATGCTGGCTGACGTGCTGGACGCGCTGGCCGGCGTCGACGCCGCGTTCGACACCACCGTGTTGGCGACCGGTCCCGTCGAGGTCGATGCGACCGTTGCCGTCGACGACCGCCCGCTGACGACCGCGGTCAACGACCGCCTCGACAGCACGCCGACGGCCGTCGTCATGGCCGACCTCGCGCTCGCGAGCGCCGACGCGCTCGCGGACCTGCTCGACTCGACCGCGGACCTCTCGATCGCCGCCGGGCTCGGCGGCGGCACCAACGCCTTCCTCGCCCGAGATCCCGCGTTCCGCGTCGACTACCACGGCGCCTCCTACCGCGACCACCTCGCGATCGCCGAGGACGCGGGGCTCTCGGTCCGCGAGGTCGACTCCCGGCTGCTCGCCGTCGACATCGACGAGCCCGAGGATTTGGCGGAGGTCCTGCTCCACGGCGACGGCGCCGCCCGGGACTGGCTGGTCGACGCCGGCTTCGAACTCGACATCGGCGGCGGCCGGGTCGAAGCGCTTCGGGAGTGA
- a CDS encoding tubulin/FtsZ family protein, whose protein sequence is MKLAMIGFGQAGGKIVDKFVGYDAEQGSNIVRAAVAVNTAKADLMGLDNIPESQRVLIGQSRVKGHGVGADNELGAEIAEEDMDEVQGAIDSIPVHEVDAFLVIAGLGGGTGSGGAPVIAKHLKRIYTEPVYGLGILPGSDEGGIYTLNAARSFQTFVREVDNLMVFDNDAWRKTGESVQGGYDQINDEIVKRFGILFGAGEVEQGGEVAESVVDSSEIINTLAGGGVSTVGYAREEVENTGGGGGGGLLSRLTGGDEEEELDTAHTTNRITSLVRKAALGRLTLPCEIEGTERALLVMAGPPKYLNRKGIERGRKWLEEQTGSMEVRGGDYPVRGANFVASVILLSGVNNVPRIKELQQVAIEAQENIEDIQQESEDNLEELVNDDDDELESLF, encoded by the coding sequence ATGAAGCTGGCAATGATCGGGTTCGGTCAGGCCGGCGGCAAGATCGTCGACAAGTTCGTCGGCTACGACGCCGAGCAGGGCTCGAACATCGTTCGGGCCGCCGTCGCAGTCAACACGGCCAAAGCCGACCTGATGGGGCTTGACAACATCCCGGAGAGCCAACGCGTGCTCATCGGGCAGTCCCGGGTGAAGGGCCACGGCGTCGGTGCCGACAACGAACTCGGCGCGGAGATCGCCGAGGAGGACATGGACGAAGTGCAGGGTGCCATCGACTCCATCCCGGTCCACGAGGTCGACGCCTTCCTCGTGATCGCCGGGCTGGGCGGCGGGACCGGCTCCGGCGGCGCGCCGGTGATCGCAAAGCACCTCAAGCGGATCTACACCGAGCCCGTCTACGGGCTGGGTATCCTGCCGGGCAGCGACGAGGGTGGCATCTACACCCTCAACGCGGCGCGCTCGTTCCAGACGTTCGTCCGTGAGGTGGACAACCTCATGGTGTTCGACAACGACGCGTGGCGGAAAACCGGAGAGTCCGTCCAGGGCGGCTACGACCAGATCAACGACGAGATCGTCAAGCGCTTCGGCATTCTGTTCGGCGCCGGCGAGGTCGAACAGGGCGGCGAGGTCGCCGAAAGCGTCGTCGACTCCTCGGAGATCATCAACACGCTGGCCGGCGGCGGCGTCTCCACGGTGGGCTACGCCCGCGAGGAAGTCGAGAACACCGGCGGCGGTGGTGGCGGCGGCCTGCTATCGCGGCTCACCGGCGGCGACGAGGAGGAGGAACTCGACACGGCCCACACGACGAACCGCATCACCAGCCTCGTCCGGAAGGCCGCGCTCGGGCGACTCACGCTCCCCTGTGAGATCGAGGGCACCGAACGCGCGCTGCTCGTGATGGCCGGCCCGCCGAAGTACCTGAACCGGAAAGGCATCGAGCGCGGGCGGAAGTGGCTCGAAGAGCAGACCGGCTCGATGGAGGTCCGGGGCGGCGACTACCCCGTTCGGGGCGCGAACTTCGTCGCCAGCGTGATCCTGCTGTCGGGCGTGAACAACGTCCCGCGAATCAAGGAGCTCCAGCAGGTCGCCATCGAGGCACAGGAGAACATCGAGGACATCCAGCAGGAGAGCGAGGACAACCTCGAGGAGCTCGTCAACGACGACGACGACGAACTCGAATCGCTGTTCTGA